From a single Lolium rigidum isolate FL_2022 chromosome 7, APGP_CSIRO_Lrig_0.1, whole genome shotgun sequence genomic region:
- the LOC124676930 gene encoding uncharacterized protein LOC124676930 codes for MSAPGSPYSALHPLLLPSPNPHLLLKPKTLTLSLSSSSLASSSPPAPASDAWELVHPTVSVAAASPVDGGLDDCAIFPPRLHEGLGLEAEAEEAAAKEEKDAEETDDDEEDEWLWGWGRCRAAARRAWAAGAGSVLVHRDCGCPAVRPAVWSAAAAAVVVGALLYVRRRDRRERDLLVLLSQEKDKRIAQLLHQIALLSDIRTGSEAIKILRNS; via the exons ATGTCCGCCCCGGGCTCGCCCTACTCCGCGCTCCACccgctcctcctcccctccccgaACCCGCACCTCCTCCTCAAGCCCAAGACGTTGACCCtctcgctctcctcctcctcactcgcctcctcctccccacctgCCCCCGCCTCCGACGCCTGGGAGCTCGTCCACCCAACCGTAAGCgttgccgccgcctcccccgTCGACGGCGGCCTCGACGACTGCGCCATCTTCCCCCCGCGCCTCCACGAGGGCCTGGGCCTTGAGGCGGAGGCCGAGGAGGCCGCCGCcaaggaagagaaggatgcggaggagactgatgatgatgaggaggacgagTGGCTGTGGGGGTGGGGGAGGTGCCGCGCGGCGGCGAGGCGCGCGTGGGCGGCCGGCGCCGGATCCGTGCTCGTGCACAGAGACTGCGGATGTCCCGCGGTGAGGCCTGCCGTGTggtccgcggccgcggccgccgttGTGGTTGGGGCGCTGTTGTACGTGCGCCGCCGGGACAGGAGGGAGAGGgatctcctcgtcctcctctcgcAGGAGAAGGATAAG AGGATAGCACAACTTCTACATCAAATTGCTCTGCTGAGTGATATCAGAACTGGGAGTGAAGCAATTAAAATATTGAGAAACTCTTAG
- the LOC124678447 gene encoding vesicle transport protein GOT1-like → MLFDKGFLAMGNILFVSGVTLTIGLNSTVQFFTKPKNHKGSIAFGIGLFLVLIGWPVLGMMVESYGFVALFSGFWPTAAVYLQKTPSVGWIFQHPIVTSLLTRFRGRRVPV, encoded by the exons ATGCTGTTTGACAAGGGGTTCCTGGCAATGGGGAAT ATTCTCTTCGTGTCTGGTGTTACACTAACCATTGGGCTGAACTCAACCGTACAGTTCTTCACCAAGCCTAAGAATCACAAG GGTTCAATTGCTTTCGGGATCGGCCTTTTCCTGGTCCTTATTGGTTGGCCTGTCTTGGGCATGATGGTGGAGTCCTATGGCTTTGTCGCGCTATTCAG CGGCTTCTGGCCTACTGCTGCTGTATACCTGCAAAAGACCCCCAGCGTTGGTTGGATCTTCCAGCACCCTATTGTTACTTCG CTGCTCACTCGGTTCAGAGGAAGACGAGTCCCTGTGTAA